A region from the Prionailurus viverrinus isolate Anna chromosome E2, UM_Priviv_1.0, whole genome shotgun sequence genome encodes:
- the MEIS3 gene encoding homeobox protein Meis3 isoform X1: protein MARRYDELPHYPGIVDGTATLAGFSEAVAAAPRAPGPYGPHRPPQPQPPGLDSDGLRREKDEIYGHPLFPLLALVFEKCELATCSPRDGAGAGLGTPPGGDVCSSDSFNEDIAAFAKQVRSERPLFSSNPELDNLMIQAIQVLRFHLLELEKVHDLCDNFCHRYITCLKGKMPIDLVIEDRDGGCREDLEDYPASCPSLPDQNNTWIRDHEDSGSVHLGTPGPSSGGLASQSGDNSSDQGDGLDTSMASPSSGGEDEELDQERRHKKRGIFPKVATNIMRAWLFQHLSHPYPSEEQKKQLAQDTGLTILQVNNWFINARRRIVQPMIDQSNRTGQSAAFSPEGQPMGSYTEAQPHMTVRPPGPMGMSLNLEGEWHYL, encoded by the exons ATGGCCCGGAGG TACGATGAGCTGCCTCACTACCCAGGCATCGTGGACGGCACTGCAACCCTGGCTGGCTTCTCGGAGGCAGTGGCCGCGGCACCGAGAGCCCCCGGGCCCTATGGCCCACACCGgcctccccaaccccagcccccgGGCTTGGACAGTGATGGCCTGAGGAGGGAGAAGGACGAGATCTATGG ACACCCGCTCTTCCCGCTGCTGGCCCTGGTCTTTGAGAAATGTGAATTGGCCACGTGCTCGCCCCGAGACggggccggggctgggctgggcacacCTCCAGGCGGTGACGTCTGCTCCTCTGACTCCTTCAACGAGGACATCGCTGCCTTTGCTAAGCAG gtCCGCTCTGAGAGGCCCCTCTTCTCTTCCAACCCGGAGCTGGACAATCTG ATGATACAGGCCATTCAGGTGCTCCGGTTccacctgctggagctggagaaG GTCCACGACCTGTGCGACAACTTCTGTCACCGCTACATCACCTGCCTCAAGGGAAAGATGCCCATCGACTTGGTCATCGAGGATCGGGATGGCGGCTGCAGGGAAGATCTCGAGGACTACCCggcctcctgccccagcctcccagaTCAG AATAACACTTGGATTAGAGACCATGAGGACAGCGGGTCCGTACATTTGGGGACCCCGGGTCCCTCCAGTGGGGGCCTGGCCTCCCAGAGTGGGGACAACTCCAGTGACCAAG gaGACGGACTAGACACAAGCATGGCCTCTCCAAGTTCTGGGGGAGAGGACGAGGAGCTGGACCAGGAGCGGCGGCACAAGAAGAGGGGAATCTTCCCCAAGGTGGCCACCAACATCATGAGGGCCTGGTTGTTTCAGCACCTCTCG CACCCGTACCCCTCGGAGGAGCAGAAGAAACAGCTGGCTCAGGACACGGGGCTCACCATCCTGCAAGTCAACAACTG GTTCATTAACGCCCGGAGACGCATCGTGCAGCCGATGATAGATCAATCCAACCGCACAG GGCAGAGTGCAGCCTTCAGCCCAGAGGGCCAGCCCATGGGGAGCTATACGGAAGCTCAGCCACACATGACAGTCAGGCCTCCAG GGCCGATGGGGATGAGTTTGAACTTAGAAGGAGAGTGGCATTATCTATAG
- the MEIS3 gene encoding homeobox protein Meis3 isoform X2: protein MARRYDELPHYPGIVDGTATLAGFSEAVAAAPRAPGPYGPHRPPQPQPPGLDSDGLRREKDEIYGHPLFPLLALVFEKCELATCSPRDGAGAGLGTPPGGDVCSSDSFNEDIAAFAKQVRSERPLFSSNPELDNLMIQAIQVLRFHLLELEKGKMPIDLVIEDRDGGCREDLEDYPASCPSLPDQNNTWIRDHEDSGSVHLGTPGPSSGGLASQSGDNSSDQGDGLDTSMASPSSGGEDEELDQERRHKKRGIFPKVATNIMRAWLFQHLSHPYPSEEQKKQLAQDTGLTILQVNNWFINARRRIVQPMIDQSNRTGQSAAFSPEGQPMGSYTEAQPHMTVRPPGPMGMSLNLEGEWHYL from the exons ATGGCCCGGAGG TACGATGAGCTGCCTCACTACCCAGGCATCGTGGACGGCACTGCAACCCTGGCTGGCTTCTCGGAGGCAGTGGCCGCGGCACCGAGAGCCCCCGGGCCCTATGGCCCACACCGgcctccccaaccccagcccccgGGCTTGGACAGTGATGGCCTGAGGAGGGAGAAGGACGAGATCTATGG ACACCCGCTCTTCCCGCTGCTGGCCCTGGTCTTTGAGAAATGTGAATTGGCCACGTGCTCGCCCCGAGACggggccggggctgggctgggcacacCTCCAGGCGGTGACGTCTGCTCCTCTGACTCCTTCAACGAGGACATCGCTGCCTTTGCTAAGCAG gtCCGCTCTGAGAGGCCCCTCTTCTCTTCCAACCCGGAGCTGGACAATCTG ATGATACAGGCCATTCAGGTGCTCCGGTTccacctgctggagctggagaaG GGAAAGATGCCCATCGACTTGGTCATCGAGGATCGGGATGGCGGCTGCAGGGAAGATCTCGAGGACTACCCggcctcctgccccagcctcccagaTCAG AATAACACTTGGATTAGAGACCATGAGGACAGCGGGTCCGTACATTTGGGGACCCCGGGTCCCTCCAGTGGGGGCCTGGCCTCCCAGAGTGGGGACAACTCCAGTGACCAAG gaGACGGACTAGACACAAGCATGGCCTCTCCAAGTTCTGGGGGAGAGGACGAGGAGCTGGACCAGGAGCGGCGGCACAAGAAGAGGGGAATCTTCCCCAAGGTGGCCACCAACATCATGAGGGCCTGGTTGTTTCAGCACCTCTCG CACCCGTACCCCTCGGAGGAGCAGAAGAAACAGCTGGCTCAGGACACGGGGCTCACCATCCTGCAAGTCAACAACTG GTTCATTAACGCCCGGAGACGCATCGTGCAGCCGATGATAGATCAATCCAACCGCACAG GGCAGAGTGCAGCCTTCAGCCCAGAGGGCCAGCCCATGGGGAGCTATACGGAAGCTCAGCCACACATGACAGTCAGGCCTCCAG GGCCGATGGGGATGAGTTTGAACTTAGAAGGAGAGTGGCATTATCTATAG